From Cannabis sativa cultivar Pink pepper isolate KNU-18-1 chromosome 8, ASM2916894v1, whole genome shotgun sequence, a single genomic window includes:
- the LOC115699527 gene encoding WAT1-related protein At5g40230, with the protein MAAQIWDCKKQVIPFIAMAAMECINVGLNTLYKAASTKGLSYFVFVTYSYAFGSITLLPLLFIFPRRGGLPPFTTSIFYRIVLLSVIGFGGNMCIFKGIEYSSPTLATAMSNLSPAFTFVLAVIFRMETLDFRRSSTIAKTIGTLLSISGALIAILYKGTKIFSSPSKETPFSVFDYSLRTSQPNWVLGGLLLVAFCVLVSIWYILQTQLIKEYPAELTVVVLYSLCTAIVGAVVSFIVGTDINDWTLRTDKALVTIILYGFLGPSFSAAVHTWGLLLKGPVYVSIFKPFSIVIAAVMGVIFLGDALYIGSVIGATILLFGLYAVVWGKAKEETSKDCASKDLETSTENKTPLLRS; encoded by the exons ATGGCAGCTCAGATTTGGGATTGTAAGAAACAAGTTATACCATTCATAGCCATGGCTGCAATGGAATGCATTAATGTGGGCTTAAATACCTTATACAAAGCAGCCTCTACCAAAGGATTGAGCTACTTTGTTTTTGTTACATATTCTTATGCTTTTGGCTCAATTACTCTGTTACCCCTTCTCTTCATCTTTCCAAG AAGAGGAGGACTTCCACCATTCACAACTTCCATTTTCTACAGAATTGTCCTGCTTTCAGTTATAGG GTTTGGAGGGAATATGTGTATATTCAAAGGTATAGAATATAGTTCTCCAACTCTTGCTACAGCTATGAGCAACCTTTCTCCAGCTTTCACTTTTGTATTGGCTGTCATTTTCAG GATGGAAACTCTGGACTTTAGAAGATCAAGCACTATAGCTAAAACCATAGGAACTTTACTTTCAATATCAGGAGCTTTAATAGCAATTCTCTACAAGGGAACCAAAATATTCTCTTCTCCATCTAAAGAAACACCTTTTTCAGTATTTGACTATTCTCTGAGAACATCACAACCCAATTGGGTTCTTGGTGGTCTTTTACTTGTTGCCTTCTGTGTACTAGTCTCAATTTGGTACATTCTTCAG ACCCAACTCATTAAAGAATACCCAGCTGAGCTAACAGTGGTGGTCCTATACTCCTTATGCACAGCAATTGTTGGAGCTGTTGTAAGCTTCATAGTAGGAACAGACATAAATGATTGGACATTGAGGACTGACAAAGCATTAGTTACCATTATACTCTAT GGATTCTTAGGCCCAAGCTTCAGTGCAGCAGTTCATACATGGGGTTTGCTCTTGAAAGGGCCAGTCTATGTCTCAATCTTCAAGCCATTTTCAATTGTTATTGCAGCTGTTATGGGTGTTATTTTCCTTGGTGATGCTCTCTATATTGGGAG TGTAATTGGAGCAACAATACTGTTATTTGGGTTGTATGCTGTGGTTTGGGGAAAAGCAAAAGAGGAAACCAGTAAAGATTGTGCCTCAAAAGACTTGGAAACTTCAACTGAAAATAAGACCCCTTTGTTGAGGAGTTGA